The nucleotide sequence GTTACTATTGTCATCTAATAATACTGAAACCCTAGTTGCATTCTTTGTGAGTTCTTGACTACAACTGAAATCTGACACTGAGAAAGACACCACCCTAAGAAAATATCACCACCTGACAGGGTTGTCAGTTGTAATTCAATGCATTATGGCCTCTCCTTTGCGAGGTGCCTTTTCACTGCACGGAGACTGAAGCTATCCTCTCCTCAACCCATGCTCCTACCAAGGGGGGGGCAGTTTAGGGTTCAGTTTCCGAGTCATTGTCTGAGAATTGTTAACCTCAACACAGTGTTGTTATTCTGACTTTTCCAGCACCCGAGGTGATTATGGTcaaggagagaagaaggagaagttCATATTCGCACGGACATTGGTCTTCATCCAGTGTATTATCAATTCGCTGTTTGCTAAGCTCTGTGAGTATGTACTGTACAAGGGAGACAAAAACGTATGAGAATGACGCATAGCTCCGTCAAGGCCCAATAGTCTCTTTAATTCAACCAAGGTGCATCCAAATTGCACACGCTCATCGAATTTGGTCCCCTTTCCTTAAGATCCACCAGGTATTCTCTGTGATATCCATGAAACTGTTGAAAAACACCATATCTCTCAATTTTGAAGTTCCTGGATCCACCTCCTGATCCAAATCTGCATGaaagtttaatgggttctttatTGACCCTTACTACACACTTCCACCCAGTTTTGTGATACtctgttgtgtagtttttgcgttatcttctctcacaaacaaacattcaaacacacaggtgaaaacGAACCCTCCTTGGCTGTGGAAgtggttaaaatgaaaaatcttcCAACATGTATTTCTGATGTTGTCAAGTTAGCATATATTTTTTGGTGTAATTTATTCAAAACCATATTTGTGTTTATCATTAGTGATCCAGTTTTTTGAGGGTTCAAAACCGGATCACACCAAGAGCTGGCTCTATATACTGTGTTCCCTCTCTTATCTTGGAGCCATGGTGTCCAGTAACTCTGCCCTTCAGTATGTTAACTATCCCACACAGGTGAGTTTGCCACTTTGGGGGGAAAGTTCATTTAATTTTGGGGGGATTTTGTATCAGTACTTCTTGGCactcatttttttcttgtgataGGTATTGGGAAAATCCTGCAAGCCCATACCAGGTAAATATAATACTATCACTTTGGTTTGTATCTTGCATTCTAACTGTATATCTATGCAACATATCACCTCCTGTCATTGTGCTGTTTAATTAATGTCCAGGCTtatgtgttttgcattttgtaaaGGAAGAAAATTGTTTGCATTCAGTAGAGCATGTACCTTCAACAATCAACTGTCTCCTCATGAAagcacatttatattcactagatccagatttgtatttggatctggTCCATatttcactcactcataaaTGTTAGTCCCCTAAATTtgcttgatttttcttttttctatcaaATCCATGGATTTTTCTATCAAATCGAAAGATGTGCTGtctaacaatgttaaagaaagtgagaaaaattcTTCCACACCCAAATGTCCTGCTAACttacagacagaaacaaacgcAAAGTAAAAcctaacctccttggtggaggtaataattgTTATGGAAGCTTTCTGGAAGCCggtgaaaggaaaactcaggcagcagctgatgtttacgcagaatattttaatgtagtgtttacatcctattggatagttaagccTAAAGCATGCACACCTTAATCACATTGTGTTGTTGCATCTTGCAGCTGGTGAAATACGCAAAATAGTTAAAGGTGATGCCTCTGatggggcatctgagttagatatgaaagtccatgAGTGCAGACACTACGAtgtactgttggttggtcctttatctataacctgaccttgtgcACAGCGAAGAGAGAgtagggagtatctgtggaacgAGGCAGGCCCCACTCTCCCAATGGTGTACCGATATTATgtgtaatatacattatatacatcatatatatattaatgtgtgaggatggtcaaaaattcctcaacaataatgaaaatgcatttctTCTCGAGGCGTCTTCCTTTCCTCGGTCATACGTGACGATCTAGAGATAAACAGTGTCAAGCTGTACTATTGTACTGTAATTGTACTTGTGACATTTGACATGCATGTTTGTTCCTGCTAACTTAGCAATCACTGTACATTTCAGGCTTCTCCATTATGTTTCAATGTTGACTTACATAATGTACAAAGTGAAGTTGCTGTGTGTCTATAGCACATGACGAGCAATAGTATCTTTCTGAACTGACCTAGGACACACAGAGTAAACAGATTATTTTCTCAGCACACAGTTGCAGGGTAGAgtatgtactgtgtgtgcatgaaggtTATCTCTTCTTATACTCACATGCTTTTTTTCCCGCCTCACTGTCCATATGTTCCACTCTCAGGCCTGACATTGTATCCAGGTTAAGAATAGCTCACACCACATGTATGTAACACTGGTATGCACAGCTCAAAGTGACCAGTCATGttggtgttgtgttgtttcagtgATGATCCTTGGAGTTACAATACTGAGGAAGAAGTACCCGTTGGCTAAGTacctgtgtgtgctgctgatcGTGAGCGGCGTTGCTCTGTTCCTCTATAAACCCAACAAGAGCTCCACTGTGGCAGATGACCACGTGTTTGGCTTTGGAGAGATTCTGCTGGTGAGACCACATGGCTTTATAGTGCACGCATTTCCCTCGTATCACATTTACTGTCATATGATTCAGATCTACCCGTGTCTCCTCACTGTATCTGTGATTACTGTGACATTTCCATGACGTTTGGCTCACGGCGTGGcggtgtgtttttgtgcgtcATAGCTGGTCTCCTTAACGTTGGACGGTTTGACTGGTGTGGCCCAGGACCACATGAGGGCTCGCTTCCAGGCGAGTGCCAACCACATGATGCTGAACATTAACATGTGGTCCACTCTGGTGCTGGGACTAGGTGAGTAAACCTGAAGTGTCTCTCCATCAAACTTTAGTGTAACTGAATATGTGCGAGTTAGAATCAGGAGTGTTATTTTACTGTTTCATCTTCCTGTCGCGGGGAGATTGTTTTCAGTTAGTTGGGCGGTGGcgggttttttttgtgtacaTCCTACGTTCCTTAATAAAAATcctgttttttcctttaaagCATCTGGCTGGTCAATTGTTATTTTCCCGGTTTATATATAATTGTCCGTCCCTCATCCCCTAGACGTCTTAGGGACGTAACAAGGAGCATGGGGTTTTTTACCAACCAAAACAGGCTAATCTAATGACTGGCACAGCTGCAGCCAGAGAGGAAAAAACGAATGAGCAAAGTCACCTTGGTGTGATCCAGTGCTGCCAAACTGTTGCagaattaaacacaaacactggtgCAGCATGTTTTGCTTTACAGAAAttgttaaaaactaaaaatatttaaaccaaTGCAGATTGTATTCACATTTCGCAGGTGTAGTGTTGGTATAATCTGGTATTAGCTCAATCTACTGTACCTATTTGTATTTTACCCTGTTTACATGGTCACCAATGCTGCATTATACATAATTCACTATTCTTCAGTTTTGTATATGTACCATAAAACATTCAATTTACTGTTGCATATCTGTGGATCTGTAAAAAGTCTAAAAACACATATAATACTTTGAACTTCAAATCAAGTCTTAACTAGAATGAcgctcagtagagcacatacctccaccaaggcccaacagtcaccttaTGAAACTGCATATAATTCACTAAATCCAGATATTTATTAGGATCTGCACTGAATTTCTCACactctcataaatatcagttcccctGTTCATGTCAGAGCTGTGAAAcattatctgagaaatcaacaacaaTGTTGAAACATGCCCTACAGTGCAATTTtaaagaattcctggatccatcACCTgattcacaccaaaatgtattctattctattctgaCCCATACTACGTAATTCCACCAAATTTTTATGGTAATCTGTCTAGAAGATTTTGTGTAACTGTTTTaactcacaaatacacaaacgcagatgaaaacataacctccttggtggagttaAATATAGTTCAGTGTCTTATTTTATCACTATGCTGGGAATCTTTTCCATTCAGCAAAGTACAACTAGTATTTCAGTATTAATAGCAGTTAGAACATGGCTGTCTGAGCTGTTTATTctcaaaaggaaattaaattattagTTAGTGTTGATTTGTAACATCACAAAAAAATCCTTACAAAAGATCCCAGGACCAAGAACTGCTGTGTATCTAATGACAGTTCTAATAATAAGATAAGGACCCAAACAAAAAGCAATAACAGCTGAGTTAGAGGCTCTGGAAGAAAAGGTGAACGCTTCTTTTACGAGGAAAAACTCAATTTATTCAGTCAAGGCAAAGTTTTCAGCATTATCTTTATAGATAAGAAATTCTGAACCTCAAAGACCTCGGGTCTACATGGAGGCTGCTATAAATGCCTGAGATTAAGgcacataaaacaaatatgatATAATGAGGGGATTTCTGAGGTTAGGCACTAGTGTGCTGAATGATAAAGATCAAAAGGCCAAAGCCAATATGAAAACTGAGGGACTTCGATCAttcttaaaacaaaataattgcCTGTTATCTGCCAGTGTGTTTCCATCCCTCCTGAAAGTCTGCTTTTCACTTTCATAGGTCGTCTCacattatataaaatatctcaGATTCAGTTTGAGGTTGTATTAAAATACTTGCAAAGGtgttctcctgctgcctttATTATTATCTGCCCTCCACAGCTTTGAAGTGTATTTCCCACAATATATAAAGGTTCTTATTATGACTCCCACGAATCCATGACAGCCCACACCCAAGCTTTATCTCGCTGCTATTACTGTATTAGGCCACATGGTGGTGCCATGCGGCCACATTATAAACACTCAGGTTTGAATTTCTCAGCACATCAGAGTCAAGGACAGGGCGACCACGAGGAAACCACAAACTTAATGGTAATTTTTTTCACCTGCTCCCTcttctgttttcttcctctctgctctcagctgTGTTGTGGACTGGGGAGATATGGGAGTTCCTGAGATTCACTGAACGTCACCCCAGCATCTTCTACAATATTCTCCTGTTTGGACTGACCAGTGCTTTAGGGCAGGTGGGTGGAACGACTGAAGttgtcagagttttttttttcctgttttttgggTCCTTGGGTCTGAAAAGCTGTTTTCTAAAGCATCTAAATGTGTGACTCCTCTTTCGTCCTGAGATATCTGTATTTTCCTGCTGAATTCTCACTTGGGCTCACTAGAGGTAAAAGTtatggaaaatgtccagagcaactggcTGGAACATTTGAGTTCTCACTGACACTCAGGAAAATTCATGGCATGTCttcattgcatgtctgaaagcagcctcTATATTAATAAGCCATGCTTTGGTACACAGGTCACATCATTTAACATAAGCAATCATTTAACATCTGTTCCTAGGATGGCTGTAATGACCTTACTGATAAGGTAGACAGCCACAACAAACAACATCTGTGTCTCATGCTCAGTTAGTCTCTCTTAGTGATACATGT is from Paralichthys olivaceus isolate ysfri-2021 chromosome 5, ASM2471397v2, whole genome shotgun sequence and encodes:
- the slc35b1 gene encoding solute carrier family 35 member B1, producing MAAGKGAGKPASLWDNMRIRFIVCFIGVFVCYFYYGILQETITRGDYGQGEKKEKFIFARTLVFIQCIINSLFAKLLIQFFEGSKPDHTKSWLYILCSLSYLGAMVSSNSALQYVNYPTQVLGKSCKPIPVMILGVTILRKKYPLAKYLCVLLIVSGVALFLYKPNKSSTVADDHVFGFGEILLLVSLTLDGLTGVAQDHMRARFQASANHMMLNINMWSTLVLGLAVLWTGEIWEFLRFTERHPSIFYNILLFGLTSALGQTFIFMTVVYFGPLTCSIVTTTRKFFTILGSVLLFGNVMTTMQWVGTILVFIGLGFDAKFGKGPKKTTN